In Aminobacterium sp. MB27-C1, a single genomic region encodes these proteins:
- a CDS encoding flagellar FlbD family protein: protein MITLTRINGEHFTLNADLIETVETTPDTVIKLFNGHRYVVRENMEEIVELVVQYRNRIWRSSCQSESAIITQQQNDK from the coding sequence ATGATCACTCTCACACGAATTAACGGAGAGCACTTTACGTTAAATGCGGATTTGATTGAAACGGTGGAAACGACACCAGACACAGTAATAAAACTTTTTAATGGCCATCGTTATGTAGTTCGAGAAAACATGGAAGAGATTGTGGAGTTAGTTGTTCAGTATAGGAATCGTATTTGGCGCTCTTCCTGTCAATCTGAGAGCGCTATCATCACACAACAGCAGAACGACAAATAA
- a CDS encoding motility protein A gives MDLATVIGLSVALILVIGGIVAGGEPMSFVNFPSLLITLGGTLGATIMANPVERIKNIGKILGRAFFSQSPDLVSLVQTIVSFAEKARREGLLALESDAAELDNEFLKKSIQLVVDGTDPELVKAILDTEIGVLEERHVANKSMFDTMAELAPAFGMLGTLIGLIAMLRNLDDPDALGPGMAVALITTFYGSFIANVFAIPVSRKLSTRSSEEVMARELMVEGVLAIQAGENPRIVEEKLKVFLPPLQREKLEEEEKQAREGGA, from the coding sequence GTGGATCTGGCAACAGTAATAGGTCTTTCAGTAGCACTTATTTTGGTTATTGGGGGTATTGTTGCAGGCGGTGAACCTATGTCTTTTGTTAACTTCCCGTCCCTTCTGATAACTCTTGGCGGCACCTTAGGCGCCACAATAATGGCAAACCCCGTAGAACGGATAAAAAATATAGGTAAAATTTTGGGGCGTGCCTTTTTTTCTCAAAGTCCCGATCTTGTTTCTCTCGTACAAACTATTGTAAGTTTTGCAGAAAAAGCGAGAAGAGAAGGGTTACTTGCTTTGGAAAGCGATGCAGCAGAGCTTGACAATGAATTTCTTAAAAAATCAATTCAGCTTGTTGTCGATGGTACGGACCCAGAACTTGTTAAGGCTATACTTGATACTGAAATAGGAGTTCTTGAGGAGCGACACGTCGCGAATAAGAGTATGTTCGACACAATGGCTGAACTTGCTCCTGCTTTTGGAATGTTGGGGACGTTAATAGGGCTTATCGCTATGTTGCGTAACCTTGACGACCCCGATGCTCTTGGCCCTGGAATGGCAGTAGCTCTTATAACCACATTCTATGGTTCCTTTATTGCTAATGTTTTTGCTATTCCAGTTTCTCGTAAGTTATCGACAAGGTCATCAGAAGAAGTGATGGCGAGAGAACTTATGGTAGAGGGCGTTCTTGCAATACAAGCAGGAGAAAATCCTCGTATTGTTGAGGAAAAGCTGAAAGTCTTTTTACCTCCCTTACAGCGAGAGAAATTGGAAGAAGAGGAAAAGCAAGCTAGGGAAGGTGGAGCGTAA
- a CDS encoding flagellar motor protein MotB — protein sequence MARRRKLQEESGGGNWLTTYGDMVTLLLTFFVFLFSFSSIDVQKFQKMLLSFQGALGVLPGGKTVQENGGVFGGMEHQDAGESKRTTINIQEVAQSLKLYLKQEGLERQTVVRVDQRGITVSISDQLLFETGRTDMKPEGKRVLFKLAQQLKDVVPTLSVEGHTDSVPLRGGPLKNNWGLAALRASTVASYLQESGGIDPRKIQAVSYGAFRPIVPNDTPEHRALNRRVDLVILSQYPK from the coding sequence ATGGCTCGTAGAAGGAAATTGCAGGAAGAAAGTGGAGGCGGAAACTGGCTTACAACTTATGGTGACATGGTTACTCTGCTCTTGACTTTCTTTGTTTTCCTTTTTTCATTCTCCTCTATAGATGTTCAAAAGTTTCAAAAGATGCTTCTTTCTTTCCAAGGAGCTTTAGGTGTTTTACCAGGCGGCAAAACAGTACAGGAAAATGGTGGCGTTTTTGGAGGCATGGAACATCAGGATGCGGGAGAATCGAAAAGAACAACGATTAATATTCAAGAAGTTGCCCAAAGTTTAAAGCTTTATTTAAAGCAGGAAGGTCTAGAGCGTCAGACAGTTGTCAGAGTCGATCAGAGAGGTATAACAGTCTCTATTTCTGATCAGCTTCTTTTTGAGACAGGACGAACAGACATGAAACCGGAAGGGAAAAGGGTTCTTTTCAAGTTGGCCCAGCAATTGAAGGATGTCGTTCCGACTTTATCTGTCGAGGGGCATACAGATAGTGTCCCTCTTCGCGGTGGTCCCTTAAAAAATAATTGGGGACTTGCCGCTCTTAGAGCTTCAACGGTAGCTTCGTATTTACAAGAAAGTGGTGGAATAGACCCCAGAAAAATCCAGGCTGTTTCTTACGGTGCTTTTCGCCCTATTGTTCCTAATGATACGCCAGAACACCGGGCACTTAATCGAAGGGTTGATCTAGTTATTCTTTCACAGTATCCCAAATAG
- the fliL gene encoding flagellar basal body-associated protein FliL, with translation MFRRVLIFIIVGVMAFSVGFGGGLLAGRMWNRSSTVASASGEAIDTPGPICSMGDFTTNLSGLDGGIVSFSVALETSGAKALEILQQENWKMRITNEILLVTKGKTAGELRNAEGVLELAEEIKQSINSMVPASKEQVPVKRVLFQSFVLQ, from the coding sequence ATGTTCAGAAGAGTTCTTATCTTTATAATAGTAGGGGTTATGGCTTTTTCTGTTGGTTTTGGTGGCGGTTTGTTGGCTGGGCGGATGTGGAATCGCTCGTCGACAGTAGCATCTGCTTCCGGTGAAGCCATAGATACACCTGGACCTATCTGTAGTATGGGGGATTTTACTACAAATCTCTCAGGTCTTGATGGCGGTATAGTAAGTTTTTCCGTTGCTTTGGAAACTTCAGGAGCGAAAGCTCTCGAAATTTTACAGCAAGAGAATTGGAAAATGCGTATAACCAACGAAATTTTGCTTGTAACAAAAGGGAAAACAGCTGGAGAACTTAGAAATGCAGAAGGCGTGCTTGAGTTGGCAGAGGAAATTAAACAATCGATAAATAGCATGGTTCCCGCTTCTAAAGAGCAGGTGCCAGTAAAAAGAGTTCTTTTCCAAAGTTTTGTACTTCAATAG
- the fliM gene encoding flagellar motor switch protein FliM yields MCPDVLSQNEIDSLLDALSSGSFDIDSMDAESEEKKIKIYDFRRPDKFSKDQLRAIQMIHESFARQLTTTLSTMVRSMVSAEVASVDQLAYDEFVRSLVQPTVIGILEMYPFSGNALIEINPNLVFAIIDRMLGGKGEFSGKARDLTDIERMVIERVIMRMLELLEESWSTVVDVRFRFENMESNPFFVQICPGTDMVLLVILKLKVADVEGMVSICIPYFLMEPIMDKLSSQQWFASTGRKKEEGARDAIVRHLGHVKIPLSIELGHTILSVEDVLQLRSGDVIKLDETVEDRIDIRVGNMIKFLGRPGTVEGNYAAEIADVLYDDEMIPENEGGVKDD; encoded by the coding sequence ATGTGCCCAGATGTACTTTCGCAGAATGAAATAGACTCTCTTCTTGACGCTCTTTCTAGTGGAAGCTTCGACATCGATTCGATGGATGCGGAGTCCGAAGAGAAGAAAATAAAAATTTACGATTTTAGAAGGCCCGATAAGTTCAGCAAAGACCAGCTTCGAGCTATACAAATGATCCATGAATCTTTTGCCAGGCAATTAACAACAACACTTTCGACGATGGTTCGTTCCATGGTTTCTGCGGAAGTGGCTTCTGTTGACCAGTTAGCTTATGATGAGTTTGTTCGTTCTCTCGTGCAACCTACCGTTATAGGTATCTTAGAGATGTATCCTTTCAGTGGGAATGCTCTTATTGAAATTAATCCTAACCTTGTTTTTGCCATAATCGATCGTATGCTTGGCGGGAAGGGTGAATTTTCAGGAAAAGCTCGAGACCTTACAGATATTGAACGGATGGTTATAGAGCGGGTTATTATGAGAATGCTTGAGCTTCTTGAAGAGAGTTGGAGTACTGTTGTGGATGTCCGGTTCCGTTTTGAAAATATGGAAAGTAACCCATTTTTTGTCCAAATATGTCCTGGTACTGATATGGTGTTGCTTGTAATTTTGAAATTGAAAGTGGCCGATGTAGAAGGAATGGTCAGTATTTGTATCCCTTACTTTCTGATGGAACCAATTATGGATAAGCTTAGCTCCCAACAGTGGTTTGCATCGACTGGACGTAAAAAAGAAGAAGGAGCTCGTGATGCCATTGTTCGTCATCTTGGGCACGTTAAAATTCCTCTTTCAATAGAACTTGGACATACCATTCTCAGTGTAGAAGATGTATTGCAGCTTCGTTCTGGGGATGTTATTAAACTAGATGAGACTGTAGAAGATAGAATAGATATTCGAGTAGGGAATATGATTAAATTCCTGGGGCGTCCCGGAACCGTTGAAGGCAATTATGCTGCGGAGATAGCAGATGTTCTCTATGACGACGAGATGATTCCCGAAAATGAGGGAGGAGTCAAAGATGATTGA
- the fliY gene encoding flagellar motor switch phosphatase FliY produces MIDELLSQDEINALLQGHSLKEEESSLSGVSSEQQQIFNDITNIFATAITNVFGMLAGRDVNVPDKKQETIPQKDIVLKPGESAFSFHITCQGMSDAPLTFITTQQGALILADLMMGGEGKDLPEEASELYLNAAQEGLSQMVGASLTNMSGILGGRRLLPDNVQSALESGEWLPFAEMGPDEKIWSVEMSIKIDDVAVFPLWVVFPLDVVNKIADEALEIMKAKSAPEPEKKDSSPAPSASRTQNKGQVEIPVQPMENNVNKQRSAATQPVSQVDVRPAQFMPLSQSGGSQGSGNIDLIADIPVRVTVELGRTRKSISEILNMTPGSVIELDKMAGEPVDILVNSKLVARGEVVVIDENFGVRITEIVNSSAKFRS; encoded by the coding sequence ATGATTGACGAATTGTTGAGTCAGGATGAAATTAATGCTTTGCTTCAGGGGCATTCTTTGAAAGAGGAAGAATCATCTCTTTCTGGCGTATCTTCTGAACAACAACAGATATTTAATGATATAACAAACATTTTTGCTACTGCTATTACAAATGTCTTTGGCATGCTTGCAGGCAGAGATGTAAATGTTCCTGATAAAAAGCAGGAAACGATTCCTCAGAAAGATATTGTTTTAAAACCAGGAGAATCTGCCTTTTCTTTTCATATAACGTGTCAGGGCATGAGCGATGCGCCGTTGACATTCATAACGACCCAACAAGGGGCTTTGATCTTAGCCGATCTTATGATGGGGGGAGAAGGTAAGGACTTACCAGAAGAAGCGAGTGAGCTCTACCTCAATGCGGCTCAAGAGGGACTTAGCCAGATGGTAGGGGCATCTCTAACCAATATGAGTGGCATTTTAGGAGGTCGTCGCCTATTACCAGATAATGTTCAATCTGCTTTAGAAAGCGGAGAGTGGTTGCCATTTGCGGAGATGGGGCCAGACGAAAAAATATGGTCTGTTGAGATGTCTATAAAAATTGATGATGTCGCAGTCTTTCCACTCTGGGTTGTCTTTCCTTTGGACGTTGTCAATAAAATAGCAGATGAAGCCTTGGAGATTATGAAAGCCAAATCTGCTCCAGAGCCTGAAAAGAAAGATTCCTCACCGGCTCCTTCTGCATCTAGAACTCAAAATAAAGGCCAAGTTGAAATTCCTGTTCAGCCGATGGAGAACAATGTTAACAAACAACGAAGTGCTGCTACGCAGCCAGTTTCACAAGTAGATGTCCGACCTGCACAGTTTATGCCCTTAAGTCAATCTGGTGGATCGCAGGGGTCTGGTAATATTGATCTTATAGCAGATATCCCTGTGCGTGTTACTGTAGAGTTGGGGCGTACACGAAAAAGTATTTCTGAAATCTTAAACATGACACCGGGTTCCGTGATAGAATTAGATAAAATGGCTGGGGAGCCAGTAGATATATTAGTAAATAGTAAACTTGTAGCACGCGGAGAAGTTGTTGTTATCGATGAGAACTTCGGCGTGAGAATTACAGAGATCGTAAATTCCTCAGCAAAATTTCGTTCATAA
- a CDS encoding response regulator, producing the protein MGKSVLIVDDAAFMRMMLKDILSKNSFEVVGEAENGKVAVAAYQKLHPDIVTMDITMPEMNGIDAVKAIKALDSQAKIIMVSAMGQQPMVIEAIQAGAVDFIVKPFQPDRVVEALSKALA; encoded by the coding sequence ATGGGAAAAAGTGTGTTAATAGTTGATGATGCCGCCTTTATGAGGATGATGTTAAAAGATATTCTTTCAAAAAATAGCTTTGAGGTTGTTGGAGAAGCAGAAAATGGTAAAGTTGCCGTGGCGGCTTATCAGAAGCTTCATCCTGACATTGTAACAATGGATATAACAATGCCCGAAATGAACGGCATTGATGCTGTAAAAGCTATTAAAGCTCTTGATTCTCAGGCTAAAATTATAATGGTTAGTGCTATGGGGCAGCAGCCTATGGTTATAGAGGCAATACAGGCCGGCGCTGTTGACTTTATAGTGAAGCCTTTTCAACCAGATAGAGTGGTGGAGGCTTTAAGCAAGGCCCTAGCCTAA
- the fliP gene encoding flagellar type III secretion system pore protein FliP (The bacterial flagellar biogenesis protein FliP forms a type III secretion system (T3SS)-type pore required for flagellar assembly.) translates to MVKKNVTDLLILIVAIFLFAAFVVPSAALCAEAPSIPLPALQLGVRAAESPQDVALTLQILALLTVLSLAPAIMLMLTSFTRILVVLGFVRRALGLQQTPPNQVLVTLALFMTLFIMTPTWSQIYDTALAPYMAGEIQSAQAWQNTVAPVRQFMLKYTREEELSLMVRMAKMERPQNADDVPTRLLLPAFMLSELKTAFQMGVVIFIPFIVVDMIVASVLMSMGMIMLPPMMISLPFKILLFVMADGWDLVVMSIFKSFS, encoded by the coding sequence ATGGTGAAAAAAAATGTAACTGATTTATTGATACTTATAGTCGCTATATTTCTTTTTGCAGCATTCGTAGTTCCTTCAGCTGCATTGTGTGCAGAAGCTCCGTCTATTCCTCTTCCAGCTTTACAGTTGGGTGTTCGAGCTGCTGAATCACCTCAAGATGTGGCCCTCACATTGCAGATTTTAGCTCTTTTGACTGTATTGAGCCTAGCTCCGGCAATTATGCTCATGCTTACAAGTTTTACTCGTATTCTTGTTGTTTTGGGGTTCGTACGCCGCGCCCTTGGACTGCAACAGACTCCTCCGAATCAGGTGCTTGTTACATTAGCTCTTTTTATGACCCTTTTCATTATGACTCCTACATGGAGCCAAATTTACGACACGGCTTTGGCTCCATACATGGCAGGAGAAATACAATCTGCACAAGCTTGGCAGAATACAGTGGCTCCGGTTCGTCAATTTATGTTGAAATATACACGAGAAGAAGAGCTTTCGCTCATGGTTCGGATGGCTAAAATGGAACGTCCTCAAAATGCAGACGATGTACCGACTCGTCTTTTGTTACCCGCCTTTATGCTCAGCGAGCTTAAAACAGCTTTTCAGATGGGAGTCGTAATATTTATTCCATTCATAGTTGTCGATATGATCGTAGCAAGTGTCCTTATGAGTATGGGCATGATTATGTTGCCTCCTATGATGATCTCCCTACCCTTTAAGATACTCCTTTTTGTTATGGCTGATGGTTGGGATTTGGTTGTTATGAGTATATTTAAGAGTTTTTCGTAG
- the fliQ gene encoding flagellar biosynthesis protein FliQ: MNTFSMYDVLSHCVWVTLLTSLPVLLVAMIVGLIIGILQTATSIQEQTLIFIPKIVAVLVALVLFGPWMFGRIGELTQFLLGQLEKFVQ; encoded by the coding sequence ATGAACACATTTAGTATGTACGACGTATTGAGTCATTGTGTTTGGGTAACTCTCCTTACCTCTCTGCCTGTTCTTCTCGTTGCCATGATTGTGGGGCTTATTATAGGTATTTTGCAAACGGCAACATCTATTCAGGAACAGACACTTATTTTCATTCCGAAGATCGTAGCTGTTCTTGTAGCTCTTGTGTTGTTTGGCCCCTGGATGTTTGGTCGTATAGGTGAATTGACACAATTTCTGTTGGGGCAACTAGAGAAATTTGTGCAATGA
- a CDS encoding flagellar biosynthetic protein FliR, with protein MTADNFVISQVLIVYMVVGLRFVGMIFSSPVFLASSMPLPVRFWAAILISIAAVGSADLSVPATLFSGWMPIVLAGAREFLIGVALGFLSALPLYALQVAGELVGNVMGLAMVSLLDPLSEEQSSILGQLKFLVGLWFFFYWNGHLLLVQSIVESLKLIPVGKLFLFIPADMGIAVWIQQLFVIAVRMVLPFYGALLLADIGLGFLARTVPQMNIFILGLPLKIGLGLFLLMIVLPLTVDLVSANLTKYIELAMKSVMVWK; from the coding sequence ATGACGGCTGATAATTTTGTTATTTCTCAAGTCCTTATAGTTTATATGGTGGTTGGACTTCGGTTTGTGGGAATGATATTTTCATCCCCTGTTTTCTTGGCTTCCTCCATGCCGTTGCCTGTTCGTTTCTGGGCAGCAATTTTAATATCGATAGCGGCTGTAGGAAGTGCTGATTTATCTGTTCCTGCCACTCTTTTTTCAGGGTGGATGCCAATTGTTTTAGCTGGTGCACGTGAATTTTTAATAGGCGTTGCTCTGGGATTTTTGTCGGCATTGCCTCTTTATGCATTGCAAGTAGCGGGTGAATTGGTTGGTAATGTAATGGGCCTAGCGATGGTAAGTCTTCTTGATCCTTTAAGTGAGGAACAAAGTTCTATTCTTGGCCAATTAAAATTTTTGGTCGGTTTATGGTTCTTTTTTTACTGGAATGGCCATCTACTTCTGGTACAATCCATTGTAGAAAGTTTAAAATTAATTCCAGTAGGAAAACTCTTTTTGTTTATTCCAGCCGATATGGGAATAGCGGTTTGGATTCAACAGCTTTTTGTTATCGCTGTCAGAATGGTTTTGCCCTTTTACGGAGCTCTCCTTCTCGCCGATATCGGGTTAGGCTTCTTAGCTCGCACTGTTCCTCAGATGAATATCTTTATATTAGGACTTCCTTTGAAAATAGGTTTGGGCCTCTTCCTTTTAATGATAGTTTTGCCTTTAACAGTTGATCTAGTATCAGCGAATTTGACAAAATATATAGAATTGGCAATGAAGAGTGTCATGGTATGGAAATAG
- the flhB gene encoding flagellar biosynthesis protein FlhB yields the protein MEIEKSSFYDLQFFAEERTEPASPRKRRREREEGRVAKSQDLGASVVILVGLIALFLFGTFFWDILLFYIRDTVAFMASPSMKAQGWQHILWIRALKTLAIVVLPLGGVAALAAFIVTVAQVGLVLTPKPLIPKPDRFNPVSGLKKIVSLRSLVELVKGLFKATLFGIVIYTALKKDIREIAGVLQFPIDQGLALVFYKIWRLCLKLAFLLFAIAIFDYLYQRWEHERSIRMSRQEIKEEYKQTEGDPQLRGKIRQKQRELARSRMMSSVPKADVVITNPTTLAIALEYDKSVMEAPVVVAKGKGFIAQKIRELAEENEVPIVENKPLAWALYDAIDIGEEVPEKLYKAVAEVLAFVYKLKRGKSTKKEKNRNYLRG from the coding sequence ATGGAAATAGAAAAGAGTAGCTTTTACGATTTACAGTTTTTTGCAGAAGAGCGAACTGAACCTGCGAGCCCTCGTAAACGAAGACGAGAAAGGGAAGAAGGGCGTGTCGCTAAAAGTCAGGATCTTGGAGCATCTGTCGTTATTCTTGTTGGTCTTATTGCTCTTTTTCTTTTCGGTACTTTTTTTTGGGACATTCTTTTATTTTATATTCGAGATACTGTAGCTTTTATGGCAAGCCCATCCATGAAAGCACAAGGTTGGCAGCACATTTTGTGGATACGCGCTTTAAAGACACTTGCAATAGTTGTTCTTCCCTTGGGAGGAGTTGCTGCTTTGGCAGCCTTTATCGTTACTGTTGCACAGGTTGGTTTGGTTTTGACTCCGAAGCCTCTTATACCTAAGCCGGATCGCTTTAATCCTGTTTCAGGATTAAAGAAGATCGTTTCGTTGAGGTCTTTGGTGGAGCTTGTGAAGGGACTTTTCAAAGCAACCCTTTTTGGCATTGTTATTTACACTGCCTTGAAGAAGGATATTCGAGAGATTGCAGGAGTTTTGCAGTTCCCAATAGATCAGGGACTTGCTTTGGTTTTTTATAAGATATGGCGTTTATGCTTAAAATTAGCCTTTTTATTGTTTGCAATCGCTATTTTTGACTATCTTTATCAGAGATGGGAGCACGAACGTTCTATTCGTATGAGTCGTCAGGAAATAAAGGAAGAGTACAAACAAACAGAAGGGGATCCCCAGTTAAGGGGAAAAATTCGTCAGAAACAGAGAGAGTTGGCAAGGAGCAGAATGATGTCATCTGTTCCAAAAGCCGATGTGGTTATTACAAACCCAACAACGTTAGCTATAGCTCTAGAGTATGATAAATCAGTGATGGAAGCACCTGTTGTTGTTGCAAAGGGGAAGGGGTTTATAGCACAAAAGATAAGGGAGCTAGCAGAAGAAAACGAAGTTCCCATTGTAGAAAATAAACCGTTGGCGTGGGCTCTCTATGATGCTATAGATATTGGAGAAGAGGTTCCCGAAAAATTGTACAAAGCTGTGGCAGAAGTTCTTGCTTTTGTTTACAAACTCAAGAGAGGTAAATCTACAAAAAAGGAAAAAAACAGAAATTATTTGAGAGGATGA
- the flhA gene encoding flagellar biosynthesis protein FlhA — MVIMIVAMMIIPVPTWLLDILLASNITLGVVMLLSTFYVNRALDLAAFPTMLLIVTLFRLALNVSTTRLILLRADAGKVISAFGNFVVGGNYVVGGVVFLILVIIQFIVITKGSERVAEVAARFTLDAMPGKQMAIDADLNAGLIDENVARTRRKDIQREADFYGAMDGASKFVKGDAIAGLIITIINIIGGLAIGVLQRGLTLGEAGAIYSLLTVGDGLVSQIPALLFSTATGVIVTRAAGETNLGRDIFISLTKYSRPLFIGSGLLFALAFIPGLPTIPFLVLGIFLALMGYWVYREGKVQEIESSEGAGSSAAHTPSGSREGATKSAGSGTSAQPVAPASPEDVMQLLTVDPMEIEIGYAIIPLVDPSQGGDMLDRIGTIRKQMALEFGLVVPPIRIRDNIQLKPSEYVIRVRGAETGKGELLPDQYLAMNTGNAEEEIVGVPTVEPAFGLQATWISPELRDKAESMGYTVVDAPSVLATHLSEIIKRYGSELITRQEVQKLTDLVKENSPAVVEEMMGVLSLGEVQKVLQNLVREQIPIRDLVTIFEALADNGRITRSVDYLTERVRESLSRIISLKIQGEEGVATVSTLSPVWEQKIKDGLEGDLLQGWQLNMSPQDIQGLTAAVAKMVEKMAMEGHLPVLLVHPDVRLIVRRILEGSLPGLYVVSYNEISQRMQLKSVGMVE; from the coding sequence ATGGTCATTATGATAGTGGCCATGATGATTATTCCTGTCCCAACATGGCTTCTCGATATCCTTCTCGCTTCTAATATAACGTTGGGAGTCGTTATGTTGCTTTCCACCTTTTATGTCAATAGAGCTCTCGATTTAGCAGCATTTCCTACGATGCTTCTTATCGTTACCTTGTTCAGATTAGCCCTCAATGTTTCCACTACTCGACTCATTCTTTTGCGGGCAGATGCGGGAAAAGTTATCAGTGCTTTCGGAAATTTTGTTGTAGGTGGTAACTATGTTGTTGGTGGAGTTGTTTTCCTTATTTTGGTTATCATCCAGTTTATAGTTATTACGAAAGGTTCTGAACGTGTTGCGGAGGTTGCTGCTCGATTTACTCTTGATGCTATGCCAGGAAAGCAGATGGCAATTGATGCAGATTTAAATGCTGGCCTTATAGATGAGAATGTTGCTCGTACGCGACGTAAAGATATTCAGCGGGAAGCAGACTTCTATGGAGCTATGGATGGAGCTTCAAAATTCGTAAAAGGTGATGCAATAGCGGGGCTTATTATTACGATAATCAATATTATTGGTGGCCTCGCCATAGGAGTTCTTCAACGAGGACTTACCTTAGGGGAAGCTGGTGCTATTTATAGCCTCCTCACTGTTGGTGATGGTCTTGTTTCCCAAATACCAGCCCTTCTGTTCTCAACAGCAACTGGAGTTATTGTAACCAGAGCTGCTGGCGAAACAAATTTGGGGCGAGATATATTTATATCTCTTACTAAATATTCACGCCCGCTTTTCATTGGCTCTGGTTTGCTTTTTGCTTTAGCGTTCATTCCGGGATTACCCACAATACCCTTTCTTGTCCTCGGAATATTTCTTGCTTTGATGGGGTATTGGGTTTACAGAGAAGGAAAAGTTCAGGAAATAGAATCATCAGAGGGAGCTGGTTCTTCTGCGGCTCACACTCCATCTGGTTCACGAGAGGGAGCAACGAAGAGTGCAGGTAGCGGAACATCTGCTCAACCTGTAGCGCCTGCTTCTCCAGAAGATGTAATGCAACTTTTGACTGTTGACCCCATGGAAATAGAGATAGGGTATGCAATAATCCCCCTTGTCGATCCTTCACAAGGAGGAGATATGCTTGATAGAATTGGCACTATTCGCAAACAGATGGCTTTGGAATTTGGTCTTGTTGTTCCACCCATTCGTATAAGAGATAATATTCAACTTAAACCTTCCGAGTATGTCATACGTGTCAGAGGCGCTGAAACAGGTAAGGGAGAACTTTTGCCGGATCAGTACTTAGCCATGAATACAGGGAACGCAGAGGAAGAAATTGTGGGGGTTCCAACAGTTGAACCTGCCTTCGGTTTACAAGCTACATGGATTTCTCCTGAACTGAGAGATAAGGCTGAATCCATGGGATATACTGTTGTCGATGCGCCATCGGTTCTTGCCACACATCTGTCTGAAATTATTAAACGTTATGGCAGCGAACTTATTACGCGACAAGAGGTTCAGAAACTTACGGATCTTGTAAAAGAAAATTCTCCTGCTGTAGTAGAAGAAATGATGGGAGTCCTTTCATTAGGTGAAGTTCAGAAAGTGTTGCAAAATCTTGTTCGTGAACAGATTCCAATTAGAGATTTGGTAACAATTTTTGAGGCCTTGGCAGATAATGGTCGAATAACGAGAAGTGTAGATTATTTAACCGAACGTGTAAGAGAGTCTCTTTCTCGCATTATATCTTTGAAAATACAGGGAGAGGAAGGTGTTGCTACAGTGTCTACACTTTCCCCTGTATGGGAGCAGAAAATCAAAGATGGCCTGGAAGGAGACCTGCTGCAGGGGTGGCAACTCAATATGAGTCCTCAAGATATTCAGGGGCTTACCGCGGCCGTAGCAAAAATGGTTGAAAAAATGGCCATGGAGGGGCATCTTCCTGTTTTATTGGTACATCCAGATGTGCGTCTTATAGTAAGAAGAATTCTCGAGGGATCATTGCCTGGACTTTATGTTGTATCCTATAATGAAATATCCCAGAGAATGCAATTAAAATCTGTGGGGATGGTGGAGTGA